In Eretmochelys imbricata isolate rEreImb1 chromosome 18, rEreImb1.hap1, whole genome shotgun sequence, one genomic interval encodes:
- the LOC144277059 gene encoding natriuretic peptides A-like, whose translation MDTKGSFSCGILLLLLIQFQSSRTNPIYGLSPAKELASMEALLERLEDKFSLMEALESNPDLQEPEAQQETPPELFDDSSDQQPEPRPAPSAPLSYRDPILKQLRGLKAPKMMRDSGCFGRRIDRIGSLSGMGCNGFRKN comes from the exons ATGGACACTAAAGGTTCATTTTCCTGCGGGatcctgttgctgctgctcatCCAGTTCCAGTCCAGCAGAACCAACCCCATCTACGGCCTCAGCCCTGCCAAAGAACTGGCCAGCATGGAG GCTCTATTGGAGAGGCTGGAGGACAAATTCTCACTGATGGAGGCCCTGGAGTCCAACCCTGATCTTCAGGAGCCCGAAGCTCAGCAAGAGACTCCACCAGAACTCTTCGATGACAGCAGTGACCAGCAGCCtgagcccaggccagcccccagcGCCCCTCTGTCCTATAGGGACCCCATCCTCAAGCAACTGAGGGGGCTAAAAGCTCCCAAGATGATGAGAGACTCAGGCTGCTTTGGGAGAAGAATTGACAGGATCGGCTCTCTGAGCGGAATGGGCTGCAATG GTTTCAGGAAGAATTAA